The Streptococcus pluranimalium genome contains a region encoding:
- a CDS encoding TIGR01906 family membrane protein, whose amino-acid sequence MYPRISQCFLTLLSIIWLLSLAILLTILIAWLAYPLAISWLHIPEMVDLSTSAILRNYNHLLSYLMNPFHHTLAMPDFSSSKDGLKHFSDVKGLFHLVQLVFIGTLLPTCYFWYRSIRHKTLFLYQRMYVMAVMLPVLIGLFAVSIGFNEFFTLFHHVLFPGDSTWLFNPYTDPIINILPETFFFYCFLLFFVIYELLMGFLSIFSKNIHPSSDTAYQ is encoded by the coding sequence ATGTATCCCCGTATTAGTCAGTGTTTTTTGACCTTACTTAGTATTATTTGGCTCCTATCTTTAGCGATTCTTTTGACGATTTTGATTGCTTGGCTAGCCTATCCTTTAGCTATATCTTGGCTTCACATTCCAGAAATGGTTGATCTTTCAACATCAGCTATTTTAAGAAATTACAATCATCTTTTAAGTTATTTGATGAATCCTTTTCATCATACGCTGGCAATGCCTGATTTTTCTTCTTCAAAAGATGGTCTTAAGCATTTTTCTGATGTTAAAGGTTTGTTTCATCTTGTTCAGCTTGTGTTTATAGGGACTTTGTTACCAACCTGTTATTTCTGGTATCGTTCCATACGGCATAAAACCTTATTTTTATATCAGCGTATGTATGTTATGGCGGTTATGTTACCAGTCTTGATCGGCTTGTTTGCGGTCTCAATAGGCTTTAACGAATTTTTTACGCTTTTTCATCATGTTTTGTTTCCAGGTGATAGCACATGGCTTTTCAACCCTTATACAGATCCTATTATTAATATTTTGCCAGAAACCTTCTTCTTTTATTGTTTTTTATTGTTTTTTGTGATTTATGAACTTTTGATGGGATTTCTTTCTATTTTTAGTAAAAATATACACCCTTCAAGTGACACGGCTTATCAATAA